The following are from one region of the Gloeomargarita lithophora Alchichica-D10 genome:
- a CDS encoding pyridoxal-phosphate-dependent aminotransferase family protein: MTDRSLLLIPGPTLVPESVLQAMAQHPIGHRSGEFSTLMGEVTAGLQWLHQTTGDVLILTASGTGAMEAGIINFLSPGDRVLCGCNGKFGERWTELCQAFQLQVETITAPWGQPLNPNDFATKLTADRDKTIKAVIITHSETSTGVINDLEAINRHVKAHGQALIIVDAVTSLGATSVPVDDWGLDVVASGSQKGYMIPPGLGFVAVSERAWQASKTAKLPKFYFDLGSYRKDGAKNTTPFTPPVNLFFALRQSLQLMQKEGLPQIFTRHERSAGMVQAAVSAWNLPLLCPVESASPAVTAVAPTTIAAEEVRSLLKKQFGIAVAGGQDQLKGKIFRIGHLGFAGEREMLTVIAALESVLHQLGHPLTLGSGVGAAIRVLEATP; the protein is encoded by the coding sequence ATGACTGACCGTTCCCTGCTTTTGATCCCCGGCCCGACCCTCGTACCTGAATCCGTGTTACAGGCGATGGCACAACATCCCATCGGCCATCGGAGCGGCGAATTTAGCACCCTCATGGGAGAAGTGACGGCGGGGTTGCAATGGCTCCACCAAACCACCGGCGATGTGCTGATTTTGACCGCCTCTGGCACCGGGGCAATGGAAGCGGGGATTATCAATTTTCTTAGCCCTGGCGACCGGGTATTGTGTGGTTGTAATGGCAAATTTGGGGAGCGGTGGACGGAACTCTGCCAAGCCTTTCAACTCCAGGTGGAAACGATAACAGCCCCCTGGGGTCAACCGTTAAATCCTAATGATTTTGCGACTAAACTTACCGCTGATCGAGACAAAACCATTAAAGCGGTGATTATTACCCATAGCGAAACCTCTACCGGGGTAATCAATGATTTGGAGGCGATTAATCGTCATGTCAAAGCCCACGGTCAGGCGTTAATTATTGTGGATGCGGTGACCAGTCTGGGGGCAACTTCGGTGCCGGTGGATGACTGGGGGCTGGATGTGGTCGCCTCCGGTTCCCAAAAAGGGTATATGATCCCGCCGGGGCTGGGGTTTGTGGCGGTGAGCGAGCGGGCGTGGCAAGCCTCCAAAACGGCGAAATTACCTAAGTTTTACTTTGATTTGGGTTCTTATCGAAAAGACGGTGCGAAAAATACCACCCCTTTCACCCCGCCGGTGAATTTGTTTTTTGCCCTGCGCCAGAGTTTACAGTTGATGCAAAAAGAGGGGCTACCCCAAATTTTCACCCGCCATGAACGCTCAGCAGGCATGGTACAGGCGGCAGTATCAGCCTGGAATTTGCCATTACTTTGTCCTGTAGAATCTGCCAGTCCAGCGGTGACGGCGGTGGCTCCCACTACGATAGCGGCGGAGGAGGTGCGGAGCCTGTTAAAAAAACAATTTGGCATCGCAGTTGCGGGTGGGCAGGATCAACTCAAGGGCAAAATTTTTCGCATTGGGCATCTCGGTTTCGCCGGAGAGCGGGAAATGTTGACGGTGATTGCCGCCCTGGAATCCGTATTACATCAGCTAGGGCATCCCCTCACCCTTGGCAGTGGCGTAGGGGCGGCGATTCGGGTTTTAGAAGCTACGCCGTAA
- a CDS encoding NAD(P)H-dependent glycerol-3-phosphate dehydrogenase, whose protein sequence is MNPEVVAVLGGGVWGSLLAALIRDNGYPVRVWSRRQGGNLEEIVQPATMLVVAVSVAGVLPVIQRLTALPSGMIIVSTTKGLLPGNYRTPAQAWQRAFPGHGVVALSGPNLAAEIAQGLPAATVAASVETSAAQRVQQVLASERLRVYTNNDPLGTELGGALKNVMAIAAGVCDGLNLGANAKASLITRALAEMVRVAVDLGANTYTLYGLSGLGDLLATCNSPLSRNYRLGYGLAQGKSLAVMLQELQTTVEGVNTTQVLVQMADQRGLRVPIAQQVDALLQGHINPQQAVVELMGRDLKAEFHPEPL, encoded by the coding sequence ATGAACCCAGAAGTGGTGGCGGTTTTGGGCGGCGGTGTCTGGGGTTCCCTGCTGGCGGCACTGATCCGGGACAACGGTTATCCGGTACGGGTTTGGTCGCGGCGGCAGGGGGGAAATCTTGAGGAGATTGTCCAACCCGCCACGATGCTGGTGGTGGCCGTATCCGTGGCTGGGGTATTGCCCGTGATACAGAGGCTAACGGCTCTGCCCTCAGGAATGATTATTGTTAGTACAACAAAAGGCTTACTTCCCGGCAATTACCGTACCCCTGCCCAGGCATGGCAAAGGGCGTTTCCCGGTCATGGGGTGGTGGCACTTTCCGGCCCAAATTTGGCGGCGGAGATTGCCCAGGGGTTACCAGCGGCGACGGTAGCGGCCAGTGTAGAGACATCGGCGGCGCAACGGGTACAGCAGGTTTTGGCCTCCGAGCGATTGCGGGTTTATACCAACAATGACCCCCTGGGCACCGAGTTGGGGGGGGCGTTGAAAAATGTGATGGCAATTGCCGCCGGGGTCTGTGATGGCCTGAATTTGGGTGCCAATGCCAAGGCCAGTTTAATTACCCGTGCCCTGGCGGAAATGGTGCGGGTGGCGGTGGACTTGGGAGCAAATACTTATACATTGTATGGACTTTCAGGGTTGGGGGATTTGTTGGCGACCTGCAATAGTCCCTTGAGCCGCAATTATCGCCTCGGTTATGGGTTGGCGCAGGGTAAGTCCTTGGCGGTCATGCTACAGGAATTGCAGACCACCGTGGAAGGGGTGAATACCACCCAGGTTTTGGTGCAAATGGCTGACCAGCGGGGACTGCGGGTACCGATTGCCCAGCAGGTGGACGCTTTACTCCAGGGGCACATCAACCCCCAGCAGGCGGTGGTGGAACTCATGGGGCGGGATTTGAAAGCGGAATTTCATCCAGAACCGCTATGA